From Nicotiana tabacum cultivar K326 chromosome 22, ASM71507v2, whole genome shotgun sequence, one genomic window encodes:
- the LOC142176006 gene encoding uncharacterized protein LOC142176006, whose protein sequence is MTLFLKKYRIEVMGIVETIVKVNKARRITQKMAKDWQAKYNYDHAYNGHIWLLCKPHIKLQILEVNAQFIYCEMEDSNCQIRLFLIVIYARIEIIKPKQVEDQFLSFFKKLMRESSRILPCPNSEEVTTEEIFDVVKSMPTNKAPNVDGFPIESFTQHWEEVKGDVLANVLVFFQTRKINKAINCTAITLIPKVRNLTQVKDYRPIA, encoded by the exons ATGACTCTCTTTCTAAAGAAGTACAGAATAGAAGttatggggatagttgagacaaTAGTAAAAGTAAATAAAGCTAGGAGGATCACACAAAAGATGGCTAAGGACTGGCAAGCCAAATACAACTATGATCATGCTTATAATGGTCATATTTGGCTACTGTGTAAACCTCATATAAAGCTTCAAATATTAGAGGTTAATGCTCAGTTTATCTATTGTGAAATGGAGGACTCAAATTGTCAAATAAGGTTGTTTCTCATTGTGATTTATGCGA GAATCGAGATCATAAAACCAAAGCAGGTAGAAGACCAATTCCTCTCTTTCTTCAAGAAGTTGATGAGGGAGTCATCACGCATTCTCCCCTGCCCAAATTCTGAG GAAGTCACAACAGAGGAAATATTTGATGTTGTTAAAAGCATGCCAACTAACAAAGCACCAAATGTTGATGGATTTCCAATTGAATCCTTCACACAACACTGGGAGGAGGTAAAAGGTGATGTGCTTGCTAATGTACTAGTTTTCttccaaacaagaaaaataaacaagGCCATCAATTGTACTGCTATCACTCTGATTCCAAAAGTCCGCAACCTCACTCAGGTTAAGGACTATAGGCCTATAGCATGA